The following are encoded in a window of Brachyhypopomus gauderio isolate BG-103 chromosome 18, BGAUD_0.2, whole genome shotgun sequence genomic DNA:
- the c20h2orf81 gene encoding uncharacterized protein C2orf81 homolog: MSRSAAKSRADKSRPVAAPPPPSVPPATTVDIVPGRLTETDWLEMVAREEGEEVVALVLGQLLEDVLDRCYDVYLQRQQVPFTVWWVREVLIQTVKWRFVVRDEGDDPNSALLWTENPEPQASIIDSWAEGCIPVVYAKQQEHTPLLQKLLDLSLEESKDSINPDKPSRGSSQCGEGTPPSAFQAPPSSLRPPAEPHLQSANPNRKYQDLPTPSTSQHRNNGNTRKPLKSQRSTKSTLSSQKPL; encoded by the exons ATGTCCCGCTCAGCCGCCAAGTCACGGGCAGACAAAAGTCGCCCTGTCGCAGCGCCTCCTCCGCCTTCGGTCCCACCCGCCACCACCGTGGACATCGTCCCGGGTCGCCTGACGGAGACCGACTGGCTCGAGATGGTGGCGCgtgaggagggcgaggaggtGGTGGCGCTCGTGCTCGGGCAGCTGCTGGAAGACGTTCTGGACAGGTGCTATGATGTGTACCTGCAGAGGCAG CAGGTGCCCTTCACCGTGTGGTGGGTGCGGGAGGTCCTCATCCAGACCGTCAAATGGAGGTTTGTGGTGAGGGACGAAGGTGATGATCCTAACAGCGCCCTCCTCTGGACAGAGAACCCAGAACCCCAGGCCAGCATCATAGACTCCTGGGCAGAGGGCTGCATACCTGTTGTGTACGCTAAGCAGCAAGAGCACACGCCTTtactgcag AAACTATTAGACCTCTCCTTAGAAGAGTCTAAGGACTCCATAAACCCAGACAAGCCCAGCAGAGGCTCCTCCCAGTGTGGAGAGGGAACTCCACCCTCCGCCTTCCAAGCACCACCCTCCAGTCTCCGCCCTCCTGCAGAGCCACATCTACAGAGTGCCAACCCCAACAGAAAGTACCAAGAtctccccacaccatccacttcCCAACACAGAAACAATGGCAATACAAGGAAACCACTAAAATCACAAAGGTCAACTAAATCTACTCTTAGTTCACAGAAGCCATTGTAG
- the LOC143481765 gene encoding uncharacterized protein LOC143481765 isoform X1 gives MSGAHSSHSSPLPTHSSTHTPPLSPLTPPLTLLTSPHSLLHSHSSPLPTHSSTHTPPLSPLTPPLTLLPSPHSLLHSHSSPLPTHSSTHTPHLSPLTPPLSPLTPPLTLLTSPHSLLTSPHSLLPSHSSPLPTHSSTHTPPLSPLSPPLTFLTSPHSLLPSHSSPLPTHSSTHTPPLSPLTPPLTLLTSPHSLLHSHSSPLPTHSSTHTPPLSPLTPHLSPLTPPLTLLTSPHSLLHSHSSPLPTHSSTHTPHLSPLTPPLTLLRSPHSLLTSPHSLLHSHSSPLPTHSSTHSSPHTPHSSPHTPHSSPHTPHLCGGYLYNSIYQHDLL, from the coding sequence ATGTCAGGGGCACAttcctcacactcctcccctctccccactcactcctccactcacactcctcccctctccccactcactcctccactcacactcctcacctctccccactcactcctccactcacactcctcacctctccccactcactcctccactcacactcctcccctctccccactcactcctccactcacactcctcccctctccccactcactcctccactcacactcctcccctctccccactcactcctccactcacactcctcacctctccccactgactcctcccctctccccactcactcctccactcacactcctcacctctccccactcactcctcacctctccccactctctcctcccctcacattcctcacctctccccactcactcctccactcacactcctcccctctccccactctctcctcccctcacattcctcacctctccccactctctcctcccctcacattcctcacctctccccactcactcctccactcacactcctcccctctccccactcactcctccactcacactcctcacctctccccactcactcctccactcacactcctcccctctccccactcactcctccactcacactcctccgctctccccactcactcctcacctctccccactcactcctccactcacactcctcacctctccccactcactcctccactcacactcctcacctctccccactcactcctccactcacactcctcacctctccccactcactcctccactcacactcctccgctctccccactcactcctcacctctccccactcactcctccactcacactcctcacctctccccactcactcctccactcactcttcacctcacactcctcactcctcccctcacactcctcactcctcccctcacactcctcacctctGTGGTGGTTACTTATATAACAGTATATACCAGCATGATCTCCTATGA
- the LOC143481765 gene encoding uncharacterized protein LOC143481765 isoform X2, translating into MGHNVRGTFLTLLPSPHSLLHSHSSPLPTHSSTHTPHLSPLTPPLTLLTSPHSLLHSHSSPLPTHSSTHTPPLSPLTPPLTLLPSPHSLLHSHSSPLPTDSSPLPTHSSTHTPHLSPLTPHLSPLSPPLTFLTSPHSLLHSHSSPLPTLSSPHIPHLSPLSPPLTFLTSPHSLLHSHSSPLPTHSSTHTPHLSPLTPPLTLLPSPHSLLHSHSSALPTHSSPLPTHSSTHTPHLSPLTPPLTLLTSPHSLLHSHSSPLPTHSSTHTPPLSPLTPHLSPLTPPLTLLTSPHSLLHSLFTSHSSLLPSHSSLLPSHSSPLWWLLI; encoded by the coding sequence ATGGGGCACAATGTCAGGGGCACAttcctcacactcctcccctctccccactcactcctccactcacactcctcccctctccccactcactcctccactcacactcctcacctctccccactcactcctccactcacactcctcacctctccccactcactcctccactcacactcctcccctctccccactcactcctccactcacactcctcccctctccccactcactcctccactcacactcctcccctctccccactcactcctccactcacactcctcacctctccccactgactcctcccctctccccactcactcctccactcacactcctcacctctccccactcactcctcacctctccccactctctcctcccctcacattcctcacctctccccactcactcctccactcacactcctcccctctccccactctctcctcccctcacattcctcacctctccccactctctcctcccctcacattcctcacctctccccactcactcctccactcacactcctcccctctccccactcactcctccactcacactcctcacctctccccactcactcctccactcacactcctcccctctccccactcactcctccactcacactcctccgctctccccactcactcctcacctctccccactcactcctccactcacactcctcacctctccccactcactcctccactcacactcctcacctctccccactcactcctccactcacactcctcacctctccccactcactcctccactcacactcctccgctctccccactcactcctcacctctccccactcactcctccactcacactcctcacctctccccactcactcctccactcactcttcacctcacactcctcactcctcccctcacactcctcactcctcccctcacactcctcacctctGTGGTGGTTACTTATATAA